In Neomonachus schauinslandi unplaced genomic scaffold, ASM220157v2 HiC_scaffold_2385, whole genome shotgun sequence, the genomic window ATGTTTTCCTGCACTCCTATCATTTAGATAGCAGAAATAATCTATTTCCGAACACAATTACGTATTTAGACAACCCCATGTTATACACGAACTTTTTTCCTAAGTGGAAAATCAAAATGACTCAGATaattgataaagagaaaaaacaaaagagcagcaGCAAAGTGAACCTCTACCTCTTTTTGAagttgaactttctttttttccaaatcccAGATGTCTATCTGTAACATGCCTATCTCATTCTTAAACTTTTGAACATCttgctgtaattcttcttttagaCGTACTTCTGATGTTCTGTAACTACATGGTGGAGAAGAACtcacattttctaatttgggTTCCATACTTCTATAGGTATTAGTACTGTTATTAACTGCACAGAATGGCTTCTGGAGcaagacttttgttttcttgtaaatgTTTGTAATGGCAGAACTATGGTGCCTTTTTATTTGAGACATTTGTCTCACCTCATTGGAGCGGGAAAACCTTTTGTCAAAATGGCTTTCTGAATCACTAGACTGAGGTATACGTCCAATGTCTAATTTAGAATTAGTGCTATTTTGGTTCatactttttgccatttgcacGTCAAACTCTTGGTCTTCTTTCACTTCAAACGTAGCGAGTGGGTTCCttacttttttagtttctgtatcacttttaaaactcttatttttgttaaaagcaTGCTCAGTGTCTGGTTTGTTATCATTTTCacagtctgatttattttcacttaaagaaaaatcagaagatgcCTGGCAAGCATATTTGAGACGAGACTTTTTTTGTTCAGGAAATGCCTGAACTACTAGAGGGACAGGCACTGCAAATATATCCTTTTTCTCACAATCAAGTCTATCATTTGTCAAGTTAGAAGGTATTTCCATTAAGTTTGCTCCTTCTTTAAAGTTACCACGTAGTGACTCTTCCTTAGCATAAGGAGCAATTTTGTGTCTTTCACAAGTTGCACCGAACTTCC contains:
- the LOC123323915 gene encoding coiled-coil domain-containing protein 144B-like codes for the protein MEPKLENVSSSPPCSYRTSEVRLKEELQQDVQKFKNEIGMLQIDIWDLEKKKVQLQKEINEEKKRHQSNETAVLENLYAVAAAAARLIQQRESGKTENHLFPVGKKEDSDG
- the LOC123323914 gene encoding coiled-coil domain-containing protein 144B-like — protein: REEISIKQGKLVWKNNLKHIISELKRKFGATCERHKIAPYAKEESLRGNFKEGANLMEIPSNLTNDRLDCEKKDIFAVPVPLVVQAFPEQKKSRLKYACQASSDFSLSENKSDCENDNKPDTEHAFNKNKSFKSDTETKKVRNPLATFEVKEDQEFDVQMAKSMNQNSTNSKLDIGRIPQSSDSESHFDKRFSRSNEY